The Haemorhous mexicanus isolate bHaeMex1 chromosome 5, bHaeMex1.pri, whole genome shotgun sequence genome contains a region encoding:
- the TASOR2 gene encoding protein TASOR 2 isoform X1 — MGERRRGESGEPGTGIPLDQEEQGCSLLQRAVAVLRSSSLHSGSQQGFQYSRAILVENELFLSELRAFARAKAAAGYSQEELQETFAFLLFDKEEEAQQVCQSGLRVNSSNISTLGDPAKGVYISKYSDCLHPSPWHQGTSGFIVICKLIKGKVRAIPESSPSSSTCPSPGYDCHVSSGSSQYYVYEVSGAGAAERPRQVCPYVLLACQYRPPREMPAPAPPRPAEQNHQEPRSPSAAPCPWRGQLCIGGRRLCTIGLRSRHCAGSVPAQLPPSLDIKHVMGLSDLKKKLPEAAFGKKNYTRNEVCFQGVYSSLYEVEISHKDQSRMDQLVEKLKERDLAIIKYLQDQGVLILLTSSALAREDGLEPKEPVSLLALFLFSSPRALSPRVEEQEPKDRKEGGASSAISLRIASVLPGLRYALRKAAASSCAATGSPCIQEHLQEYAELQGSSQGSPGQSSDVPSGPVPSPEQDGDAVPAQKLSEQSLARLRRYLSDPGSFTLGISAALQCLSGAGSKVGAGPGNSSSSFSSSVPPNPPPSTRATGIMQDNRELPSLASERFLKSVTSPIKPWGRELRRKSSRILGKSMPPLKAQTCPGGNSSRSREAAKKKSNVASSCPKKPGSTGSSNEPMLKLANLQWPHGRKRGAEVLAAEIVHKPQCEGAEKESSAPNGPAVEAKRPKTLENVDTKKVPGTESGTKPGKSKMQKNVENSAAEPSEKQQEGSERKELLPELPSEASSQPPGAEIPREVHPLAIPSVAFVLPGDNSDSHALNLLADLALGSCLPAFIPKDPGVVPAESGDSWEQQSPSDPKSLRVASDHRYHRADKQGKKSSSSKVSLTQPLPEQTDSSQLASPPREKTSGIFWGDSGVPIPAVFQAFPPCQAPQACEVNSHSIISAEHSYASPMPEDPKAAPDPKGNARSAPAAPLVGKVLPFRHLQSGAEPARSQGSPRRKEEFSRRHTVSLCGNSMKVTCRWEEEYLFHLDSRYTNDSLEKTVIRALHGPWDPDLPDDVEGMKLILHMWVALFYRKPSKLLSSSRKVVEHSNPRKFVSINSSGGFLELSDDSQDCFGFETCPADSGSDPDQTPSSSLDPSTPSQGSSQPQRSPADSQTDADGAAAAVDSTVSSSSGELPCREEEEEPSSTSCPESLSLQEHSREKLDGAGGEPEGVPEESAPDVSSGTAEEPAKEDLLDARITPSPPEELGCPSKSPDAPGTEIPGSQTPNSSTAPWTEPPSAPQENGEQQQEKQQEAGLGSGPGPPEDEEGVGGSGQSLEVEDGADPQPACDSVPLEATPGRAEPGGATEEGEECQEPSEHSEKEEREVEEEEKENEELEDEGSFLGPVDLVLSESSDAEMECEHSEQNPGNSASPEEFGAPEEDPVPSPTSLAPPCPDRSSPAPSDGAGSDPGGFPEEMSPNQEELPDPWDAPGTPESETDGAGVAGLAELGSPHGDSGELPVPPEPSLVRGTQPDSVTDSPDPAGASLGNGSEHKNRDQAPSGERWEPAGSAGSSCRLGMSLALSPDTSSVCLTSPTGSVDPWAAPEDQPMESVQSPSQSDLGQSSCFSQWGGDDADPDPNSLDAEESHQGGNGLLVEEQLGSPSANGTEELDDPMGAGDGRDSPFEYTDTGDDCRAEESEDVFPGTENSPGNDTTNTEMAEIPLHHHLLESEPSSSIREGISAIQELPRQQQSFPNIHGDSAPASPAPRDSNPSIPVPGRRESVLCRLWKPCRDGGAAQVSMAAWSLDGSFHPSCSQELVESPAPCSPLEASAGLGSAPPSPCDPWDDPEPAEPGSPLPEALPGMLPPTPDSARWAGSHGSPGSSPRSHGSPRSSPRSHGSPRSHGSPRSSPRSHGSPGSCASPGIHGSPGSPRNHGSPRSCGSPRNYGSPGSSPRIHGSPRSCGSPGSSPKSSPRSHGSPGRCGSPRSCGSPRSPRSFGSPRSFGTPRSSPRSHGSHGSPRSHGSHGSPRSQAGDARGSPGEEPFLPEDLEEGGSIPSPAPFPARECPLCQPWEVCEHNPQGSQVFPDPDCAGTEVGQGEIPASPTPWDEPRDLSGEHLEFSDAEDISDLLPREEQLPSQDTHEGLAFEDPLENSFGDSDQECLEGNSRSPLPSRSSCIMRSTGAAGTRTTWDSSSRSSVHTEERGEAWDWDDPRDYGSLVVTRQCQERMEHFQLPRRRRRRARESHLARSLLGTWRGLEEITQNTLDMECLRFHYKLKEILRNGRPPFSTSKSIFPTDFPPRRAPVPLSPRSRSPLQVTIPPSDAWPGGLRSRGDPGAARRSRSRARSRDRGAALRLSRLRHPRTPPEPEPEPRGDVAGILQEFSEFQRVLLAGAGTGSAAPVQGEAGGGRPGLARPRGTAAFRGMVAELCGALRCHLRRVAARGQPGMFYLLETGTEPFFDRVKALLKAEGFVRMEPLNFCRAQHQDSERLLVIVRNEDIASHIHTVPSLLELKRCPSVVFAGVDDPQEVTGDTFQELFQAGGFVVSDEELLEKVTLGQLKEVVKVLERLNRRGRWKWLLHHRESKKLRGDLSREDGSAQRKQLLLRWCQGAELLELLPFHGCDSAPEPRRAQCLLELQVQHVRARFAVYLTENASSSCREVLESQGILVADITTFLGTVQKVAAPFRRSYW; from the exons gCCCAGCAGGTGTGTCAGAGCGGGCTCCGTGTCAACAGCAGCAACATCTCCACCCTGGGGGACCCTGCCAAAG gggtTTATATTTCCAAATATTCCGACTGCCTCCACCCCAGCCCTTGGCACCAAGGGACATCAGGATTTATTGTCATCTGTAAACTCATCAAG GGCAAGGTCAGAGCCATCCCTGAgagctcccccagcagctccacctgtCCCTCGCCCGGCTACGACTGCCACGTGTCCAGCGGGAGCAGCCAG TACTACGTGTACGAGGTgagcggggcgggagcggccgaGCGGCCCCGCCAGGTGTGTCCCTACGTGCTGCTGGCCTGCCAGTACCGCCCGCCCCGGGAGATgcccgcgccggccccgccgcgccc agcagagcagaaccaCCAAG AGCCGCGGTCGCCGTCGGCAGCGCCGTGCCCGTGGCGGGGCCAGCTGTGCATCGGGGGGCGGCGCCTCTGCACCATCGGCCTGAGGAGCCGCCACTGCGCGGGCAGCGTGCCCGCCCAGCT ACCTCCCAGCCTGGACATCAAACACGTCATGGGATTGTCTGACTTGAAGAAAAAACTGCCAGAAGctgcatttgggaaaaaaaattacactagGAACGAAG tctGCTTTCAGGGTGTTTACTCCAGTCTCTACGAGGTGGAAATATCCCATAAGGATCAGTCCAGAATGGATCAGCTGGTGGAAAAGCTGAAGGAGAGGGACTTG GCAATCATCAAATATTTACAGGACCAAGGAGTTCTCATCCTGCTCACGTCCTCAGCCTTGGCACGGGAGGATG GCCTGGAGCCCAAGGAGCCCGTCAGCCTGCTGGCCCTGTTCCTGTTCAGCTCCCCCCGGGCCCTGAGCCCCCGAG tggaggagcaggagcccaaGGACAGGAAGGAGGGCGGTGCCAGCAGCGCCATCTCCCTGCGAATCGCCTCCGTCCTGCCGGGGCTCCGCTACGCCCTGCGCAAAGCAGCCGCTTCCTCCTGCGCTGCCACAGGCAGCCCCTGCATCCAGGAGCACCTCCAGGAGtatgcagagctccagggaagctctcagggcagccctgggcagagcagtgaCGTTCCCagtggccctgtcccctctccagagcaggatggggacgctgtccctgcccagaagCTCTCGGAGCAATCCCTGGCCCGGCTGCGCCGTTACCTCTCCGACCCCGGCAGCTTCACCCTGGGAATCTCAGCAGCCTTGCAGTGTCtcagtggggctggcagcaaAGTGGGAGCTGGTCCTGggaattcctcctcctccttctcctcctccgtgcccccaaatcctcctccttCCACCAGAGCTACAGGAATAATGCAGGATAATAGAGAGCTTCCCAGTCTCGCTTCGGAGAGATTCCTGAAAAGTGTCACCTCTCCCATCAAGCCCTGGGGCCGGGAGCTCAGGAGGAAATCCAGCAGGATCCTCGGGAAGAGCATGCCACCCCTCAAGGCACAAACATGTCCTGgggggaacagcagcaggagcagggaggcagccaagaaaaaaagcaaCGTCGCTTCCTCCTGTCCCAAAAAACCGGGATCCACGGGCAGTTCCAACGAGCCCATGCTGAAATTGGCCAATCTGCAGTGGCCACACGGAAGGAAAAGAG gtgcagaGGTCCTGGCTGCAGAAATTGTCCACAAACCCCAGTGTGAAGGTGCTGAGAAGGAAAGCTCAGCTCCCAATGGTCCTGCTGTGGAGGCAAAGAGGCCAAAAACCCTGGAAAATGTGGACACAAAGAAGGTTCCTGGCACTGAGAGTGGCACAAAGccagggaaaagcaaaatgcagaaaaacGTGGAAAACAGTGCAGCAGAACCTTcggagaagcagcaggaagggagtg agaggaaggagctgctcccgGAGCTCCCCAGCGAAGCCTCGTCCCAACCCCCCGGAGCAGAAATCCCAAGGGAAGTTCATCCCCTGGCAATTCCCAGCGTTGCCTTTGTCCTGCCAGGGGACAACAGTGACTCCCATGCCCTGAACCTGCTGGCTGACctggccctgggctcctgccttcctgcctttaTTCCCAAGGATCCTGGGGTGGTCCCCGCGGAATCCGGGGattcctgggagcagcagagcccttccgaccccaaatccctgcgCGTGGCCTCCGACCACAGATACCACAGGGCAGACAAGCAGGGCAAAAAATCCTCCTCCagcaaggtgtccctgacccagCCACTTCCTGAGCAAACAGATTCCAGCCAGCTGGCCTCTCCTCCCAGAGAAAAAACCTCTGGAATTTTctggggggacagcggggttCCCATCCCCGCCGTATTCCAGGCCTTTCCTCCCTGCCAAGCTCCGCAGGCCTGCGAGGTGAACTCCCACTCCATCATCTCAGCCGAGCACTCCTACGCCTCCCCCATGCCCGAGGATCCCAAAGCAGCCCCAGATCCCAAAGGGAACGCCAGGAGTGCTCCGGCTGCCCCCTTGGTTGGGAAGGTGCTGCCCTTCCGGCACCTGCAGAGCGGCGCCGAGCCCGCCCGCAGCCAGGGCTCTcccaggaggaaggaggagttCTCCAGGAGGCACACGGTCAGTCTCTGTGGGAATTCCATGAAGGTGACGTGCCGCTGGGAGGAGGAGTATCTCTTCCACCTGGACAGCAGGTACACCAACGATTCCCTGGAGAAAACTGTCATCCGTGCCCTGCATGG GCCCTGGGATCCCGACCTTCCCGACGATGTGGAAGGGATGAAGCTGATCCTGCACATGTGGGTGGCCCTGTTCTACAGGAAGCCCAGCaagctcctgagcagctccaggaaggtGGTGGAGCACAGCAATCCCAGGAAATTCGTCTCCATCAACAGCTCCGGTGGCTTCCTGGAGCTCAGCGACGACAGCCAGGACTGCTTTGGCTTCGAGACGTGTCCTGCAGACTCGGGCTCGGATCCTGACCAgactcccagcagctccctggatcccagcaccccttcccagggcagctcccagccccagaggagCCCCGCGGACTCGCAGACGGACGCGGACGGAGCTGCCGCAGCCGTGGACAGCACGGTGTCCTCCTCCTCGggggagctgccctgcagggaggaggaggaggagccttCCTCCACCAGCTGTCCCGAGagcctttccctgcaggagcatTCCAGGGAAAAGCTGGATGGGGCAGGCGGGGAGCCCGAGGGCGTTCCCGAGGAGAGCGCGCCCGACGTCTCCAGCGGCACCGCG GAGGAGCCAGCCAAGGAGGACCTGCTGGATGCCAGGatcacccccagccctcccgAGGAGCTCGGCTGTCCCAGCAAATCCCCGGATGCGCCGGGCACGGAAATCCCGGGGAgccaaaccccaaactccagCACAGCTCCGTGGACAGAGCCCCCCAGTGCACCTCAGGAAAacggggagcagcagcaggagaagcagcaggaggccgGCTTGGGGAGTGGCCCCGGCCCTCCCGAGGATGAGGAGGGAGTGGGAGGCTCTGGGCAGTCCCTGGAAGTTGAGGATGGCGCCGATCCGCAGCCTGCCTGTGATTCCGTGCCCTTGGAGGCAACTCCTGgaagggcagagcctgggggagCTACTGAGGAAGGGGAGGAATGCCAGGAGCCCTCGGAGCACTcggaaaaggaggagagggaggtggaggaggaggagaaggagaacgAGGAGCTGGAGGATGAAGGCTCCTTCCTGGGCCCTGTGGATTTGGTGCTGTCCGAGAGCAGCGATGCCGAGATGGAATGCGAGCACAGCGAGCAGAATCCAGGGAATTCGGCGTCTCCAGAGGAGTTTGGTGCTCCTGAAGAGGACCccgtgcccagccccacctccctGGCACCGCCCTGCCCCGACAGATCCTCCCCAGCGCCCTCAGATGGGGCCGGGAGTGACCCTGGAGGCTTTCCCGAGGAGATGTCACCAAACCAGGAGGAGCTCCCGGATCCCTGGGACGCTCCGGGCACGCCGGAGTCAGAGACAGATGGGGCTGGAGTGGCTGGTCTGGCCGAGCTGGGGTCACCccacggggacagcggggagcTGCCAGTcccccctgagcccagccttgTCCGTGGGACACAGCCCGACAGCGTCACAGACAGCCCGGATCCTGCCGGAGCCTCGCTGGGGAACGGCTCCGAGCACAAAAACCGGGATCAGGCGCCCTCTGGAGAGCGGTGGGAGCCTGCTGGGAGCGCGGGGTCCTCCTGCAGACTGGGAATGAGCCTGGCCCTGTCCCCCGACACCAGCTCCGTCTGCCTGACCTCTCCCACCGGGTCCGTGGATCCATGGGCTGCTCCAGAGGATCAGCCCATGGAGAGCGTCCAGTCCCCGTCCCAGAGCGacctgggacagagcagctgcttctcccagTGGGGCGGGGATGACGCCGATCCCGACCCCAATTCCCTGGATGCTGAGGAGTCACACCAAGGTGGGAACGGGCTGTTGGTGGAGGAACAGCTGGGGAGCCCCTCTGCCAACGGCACGGAGGAGCTGGATGATCCCATGGGAGCAGGAGATGGCCGGGACTCCCCCTTTGAGTACACAGACACAGGAGATgactgcagagctgaggagagcGAGGATGTGTTCCCTGGGACAGAGAATTCCCCTGGGAATGACACCACGAACACGGAGATGGCGGAGATCCCTCTCCACCATCACCTTCTGGAATCAGAGCCCTCCTCCTCCATCAGGGAGGGCATCTCAGCCATACAGGagctccccaggcagcagcagagcttccCAAACATCCACGGGGACTcagctcctgcttctcctgcccCCAGAGACTCCAATCCCAGCATTCCCGTGCCGGGCCGGCGGGAGTCGGTGCTGTGCCGCCTCTGGAAGCCGTGCCGGGATGGAGGAGCCGCCCAGGTGAGCATGGCTGCCTGGAGCCTGGATGGCTCCTTCCATCCCAGCTGTTCCCAAGAGCTGGTGgaatccccagctccctgctcccccctggAGGCATCAGCGGGGCTGGGATCTGCTCCTCCTTCTCCGTGTGACCCATGGGACGATCCGGAGCCTGCGGAACCGGGCTCGCCACTCCCTGAGGCGCTCCCCGGGATGCTCCCTCCCACTCCAGACAGTGCCCGCTGGGCCGGGAGCCATGGCAGCcccgggagcagccccaggagccatggcagccccaggagcagccccaggagccatggcagccccaggagccatggcagccccaggagcagccccaggagccatgGCAGCCCCGGGAGTTGTGCCAGCCCTGGAATCcatggcagccctgggagccccaggaaccatggcagccccaggagctgtggtAGCCCCAGGAACTATGGCAGCcccgggagcagccccaggatccatggcagccccaggagctgtggcagccctgggagcagccccaagAGCAGTCCCAGGAGCcatggcagccctgggaggtgtggtagccccaggagctgtggtAGCCCCAGAAGTCCCAGGAGCTttggcagccccaggagctttggcacccccaggagcagccccaggagccatgGTAGccatggcagccccaggagccatgGTAGCCATGGTAGCCCCCGGAGCCAGGCAGGGGATGCCAGAGGGAGCCCCGGGGAGGAGCCCTTCCTGCCGGAGGACCTGGAAGAAGGaggcagcattcccagccctgcaccttTCCCAGCCCGggagtgtcccctgtgccagccctgggaagtGTGTGAGCACAACCCCCAGGGATCCCAGGTGTTCCCTGATCCCGACTGTGCCGGCACTGAGGTGGGACAGGGAGAAATTCCCGCTTCTCCCACGCCATGGGACGAGCCCCGGGATCTCTCTGGAGAACACCTGGAGTTCAGTGATGCTGAGGATATTTCGGATCTGCTCCCAAGGGAAGAGCAGCTCCCGAGCCAAGACACACACGAGGGCTTGGCCTTTGAAGATCCATTGGAGAATTCCTTTGGTGACTCAGACCAGGAATGTTTGGAGGGGAATTCTCGCTCCCCTCTTCCAAGCAGGAGTTCCTGCATCATGAGATCCACGGGTGCTGCCGGAACAAGGACTACCTGGgacagctcctccaggagctccGTGCACACGGAGGAGCGCGGGGAGGCCTGGGACTGGGATGACCCCAGGGATTACGGGAGCCTCGTGGTcaccaggcagtgccaggagaggaTGGAACATTTCCAGCTTCCCCGGAGGCGCCGCCGCCGTGCCCGGGAGTCTCACCTGGCCCGCTCCCTGCTGGGGACCTGGAGGGGCTTGGAGGAGATCACCCAGAACACTTTGGACATGGAGTGTCTCCGCTTCCATTATAAGCTAAAAGAAATCCTAAGGAATGGCAGACCCCCCTTTTCTACCTCCAAAAGCATCTTCCCCACGGACTTTCCTCCCCGCCGCGCCCCCgtcccgctgtccccacgcAGCCGGAGCCCCCTGCAGGTGACAATTCCCCCCTCGGACGCGTGGCCGGGCGGGCTCCGCTCCCGCGGGGACCCTGGGGCCGCCAGGAGGAGCCGCTCCCGGGCCAGGAGCCGGGACCGCGGGGCCGCCCTGCGCCTGAGCCGGCTGCGGCACCCGCGCACCCCGCCCGagccggagccggagccgcgCGGGGACGTGGCCGGCATCCTGCAGGAGTTCTCCGAGTTCCAGAGGGTGCTGCTGGCCGGGGCCGGGACCGGGAGCGCCGCCCCGGTGCAGGGCGAGGCCGGGGGCGGCCGGCCGGGGctggcccggccccgcgggacGGCGGCGTTCCGGGGAATGGTGGCCGAGCTGTGCGGGGCCCTGCGCTGCCACCTGCGCCGCGTGGCCGCCCGCGGGCAGCCCGGAATGTTCTACCTGCTGGAGACGGGCACGGAGCCCTTCTTCGACAGGGTGaag gccctgcTGAAGGCCGAGGGCTTTGTGAGGATGGAGCCCCTGAACTTCTGCAGAGCGCAGCACCAGGACAGCGAGCGGCTGCTGGTCATCGTCAGGAACGAGGACATCGCCTCCCACATCCACACT gtgccctccctgctggagctgaagcGCTGCCCCAGCGTGGTGTTCGCCGGCGTGGACGAtccccaggaggtgacaggtgacacatTCCAGGAGCTCTTCCAGGCCGGAGGGTTCGTGGTGTCTgacgaggagctgctggaaaaggtGACCCTGG GCCAACTGAAGGAGGTGGTGAAGGTGCTGGAGAGGCTGAACAGGAGAGGGAGGTGGAAGTGGCTCCTGCACCACAGGGAGAGCAAGAAGCTCAGAGGAGACCTCAG CAGGGAGGATGGCAGTGCCcagaggaagcagctgctgctgaggtggtgccagggggcagagctgctggagctgctgcccttccaCGGCTGCGACTCCGCGCCCGAGCCCCGGCGCGCCCAgtgcctgctggagctgcaggtgcagcacGTCCGCGCCAGGTTCGCCGTGTACCTCACAG aaaatgccagcagcagctgcagggaggtcCTGGAGAGCCAAGGAATTCTGGTGGCTGACATCACCACCTTCCTGGGGACGGTGCAGAAAGTGGCTGCTCCCTTTAGAAGAAGCTACTG GTGA